ACGCCTAAATTTCTAGAGGAAAAAATTGATCATTTAAAGTCCCGTCAGGAAGAATTTCTTTATGTCGAGTCAGAGTTTTTTGACTTAGTAGGTGTTGATGCACTTTCAATGGAAATCGATGATGTATTTGGCACTTATACAGTTTTATTCGGTTTGAAAATGAACAAACAAAATGAAACTGTCATTAAGACTTATTTAGACAATCATCTATCAGGTGAACGCGGCCGATATAGTGTAGCTTTTTCTGGCCAAGATAATCTGTGGAATATGAATATTGCAGTCAATTATATAGAAGGTTTCGAGGAAGACATGACATTTATAGAGGCGTATCAACTCGTCTACTCATTTATTTTCCAAATGGTCGAAACAATCGAGGAGCATCAATGAGCCCACAAAAATTGATCTACTTATATGCACGACATTGGGACGATGAGGACTTATGCCGATTAGAAATGCGTTCTTTCTTTGGATACGATTCATCGACCAATGTACTATTCAGTTCAATTCAAGTAGAACCAAGTCGGAGTCCATTTATGAAAGAACGACTTGATGTTTTATTCGAAGCACAAAGTTGGGAGGCGCTTATTCAACGAGCAGCTTCTTTAGAAATGGGGAGTGAAACTTTTAAAGTCATCAACTTAAATACTAGGACTTTAAATTCTTCGTCAAAAATAGAAATTGCAGACCGGCGCAAGCTTGAACGAGAAATCGGTTTGCAAATGAACGGAGAA
This window of the Sporosarcina pasteurii genome carries:
- a CDS encoding branched-chain amino acid aminotransferase translates to MLKQKMLRYISVTQNESMKIELYKEEKRYAEKYNLIPANVEVIEKDCRTRFQDAYVERCEKETIALIIVETPKFLEEKIDHLKSRQEEFLYVESEFFDLVGVDALSMEIDDVFGTYTVLFGLKMNKQNETVIKTYLDNHLSGERGRYSVAFSGQDNLWNMNIAVNYIEGFEEDMTFIEAYQLVYSFIFQMVETIEEHQ